The following are encoded in a window of Camarhynchus parvulus chromosome 1A, STF_HiC, whole genome shotgun sequence genomic DNA:
- the TMEM60 gene encoding transmembrane protein 60, with protein MRMSLAQRVLLTWLFTLLFLIMLVLKLDEKAPWNWFLIFIPVWIFDTILLVMLIVKMAGRCKSGFDPRNGSQNMKKKVWYLVAMLLKLAFCLALCAKLQRFTTMKLAYVFIPLWALLLGAMVELGYNIFYVRRD; from the coding sequence ATGAGAATGTCCCTGGCTCAAAGAGTGCTGCTGACATGGCTTTTTACCTTACTCTTCCTGATCATGCTGGTGCTGAAGTTGGATGAGAAAGCACCGTGGAACTGGTTCCTCATTTTTATTCCAGTGTGGATATTTGACACAATTCTTCTCGTCATGTTAATTGTAAAAATGGCTGGACGCTGCAAGTCTGGCTTTGACCCCCGCAACGGCTCCCAGAACATGAAGAAGAAAGTCTGGTACCTCGTTGCCATGCTGCTGAAATTGGCCTTCTGCCTGGCCCTGTGTGCCAAGCTGCAGCGCTTCACCACCATGAAACTGGCCTATGTGTTCATCCCCCTCTGGGCCCTGCTGCTCGGGGCCATGGTGGAACTGGGATACAATATCTTCTATGTACGGAGAGACTAG